From the Carassius carassius chromosome 34, fCarCar2.1, whole genome shotgun sequence genome, the window AGGTAATATGTTGAAATGCAAGTGTATGATCAGCTCttcctcgtgtgtgtgtttgtgcacatgtGATTTACTCAACCATTTTCAAATCAAAGTACACATTTTCTGATGTAGTTAATTTAGCATTGCTAAAGGGGCTTCAGTGACTACACTGCAGGATAAGGCACGTGACAGTCAGGCTAGATTACGCTGTAATTATTCACATTATAATCCAGTTTCATCACTCTGACTCCTGTGCGTGAACATAAATAAGAGGTTGACGAACAAATGCATTTCCCAGCTCAGTCTCTCTCTGTAAACATGGTCGGGGGGGGGGAACatgaaagaaaaaattaataaataaaatgcaaatcagTCTCTCATCAACAGATCCTTCTGTGAAACTTGAGTCTGCCCCAAAATgcaatactcaaaaaaaaaaaagagtttcttTCATCTCGTTTTTTTATCGTCTTTTGAACTGGATCGGCCACATTTGTAAAGTTCCTGGCCTGTACAAAAAAAATGCCCAGGTAGATCGGTTTACGTATCAGATAGATGTAGTTTGTGTATGACTAGCATGATCAAAGATGCTCGTGCTTTATTTCTGATTTAGGTGGCTCCACGAATGGTCTTCGGAGGAAGCAGATGAAGGTGACTCGTCCATGTGCTCGAATCTGAGCATCAGAAGAGGCTTGTTAAGGTGCCCTGCGATGGACTCCGGCATTCGTGAATGTCCAGGCTGCCCGGGACAGAGGTCAGTACGGAGGTGACGGTGGGCATCGTGGGGTTGGTCAGGTCTGTGAGGGTCGTGGGAGTGCTGGACGGGCTCATGGAGGTGTTAGAAATCTCTGAGGCCGGTCTGGACGGCGTTCCTCCAGGCAGGGTTGACCCGTCCGAGGTCTTGTCCACACCCGTGTTCTCCTGACGCAGGAGGTTTCGTCTGAATTTGGCCCGAGCGTTCTGAAACCAGACCTGAAAAACCGAGACGGCAGACGTTAGAAATAATCCCACAATCCAGAAAACCATGTGATGCTCAGAGGACGAACATTAGTCTCATCAAAGCCCAGTGACAGCTGATGATAATTAACGCTTCgagatttcatttttatttgagtaTTTATATTCTATACTCAATTATATTGAGTATTTTCACTGGTTGTTCTGCCAAAGCAACTGTTTTTCATTTTTCTGGTTCCAATATCTGACAAACAGCTGTTTCTTTTATTTCCAGACATGCTTGTGTTTTATTTGTGCATGTAATAAATTCAGATTTCTAACTTTTAGGAACAAATTAATAGTGTTCCAGACCAGGCTTGTGAGTTACAAGCGATTCATTCCTTTAGTAATTTTTTAATCAGTCTAATCTGCTGCTGATGTGAAGGAATGTGCTGTTTTTGACAAAATCTGCTTGACTTTTTTATCACAAAATATAACAGTATTATCACCCAACTCTTTATAGAAAGTAGAATATAGGAGTATCTTCTACTTTATTTGCATACATACAGTGCAAACTTGTAAATCTCAACCACTTGATTGCTTGTATTGTtgcaaaatgtaactatattatcaCCCAGCGCTAATCTGTTAAATGCAACTAATGCAtgaagatattataaacattaacattatgtTTTTCTGTAAATCTGCTTTTGAAACcgtgtgtattgtaaaaagcgcacATTTGATTTGGCTAATATAAAAACTAAAGGCTTACATGGTCAGTATATGCTAACAACGCGAAGCTGAAACAACATTTTTCTGACCTGTAGGACGCGCTTGGTGAGGCCTGTTTTCTGGGCCAGCTGCTTCAGATCCTTGGCGTCAGGATTGTGGTTGATGGCAAAATACGACTTCATGGTCCTCAGCTGATGGTGTTTAAATGACGTTCTCATGCGCTTGGTCTTCTGGTTGGTGCTGTACTGCGAGTCTCTGTCCATCGGATCGCCATCGTTCTCATTGCAGCTCAATGCTGAAtcaaaaaatgcaaaatagaTGAGCTGCGTTGCTGTTATCGATGCCCAAGTGAGGTTTTCTGTAGTGCATCCATATCAAAAGCTTAAAACTACACATGCATATTACATTTTCCATAATGCAAAATTTATATAGTGTAGCAGTGAAGTTCTGGTTTGAATAAATGCAGAAAGCTGAAACTCAACAATGAATACATGCAATGACAGGACGATCAGACGCTGTGATGAGAATGATGAGGTGCTTCACAGATTCTTTTGTTTCTTTGATTGCACTCCAACATTGTGTTTAGTCTTGGATTTGACTACATAAAGGAGTCCCAGCACCATCATGTTGCTGTGTTTGCAACTTACTGCATGCATAATAATCTGCATTATGCTGTAGTCTTACATCAtgctcttttcatattttttacgaTGCAATTCTGCATcatgatttttatttgacttttaaaaTCCTTTTAAAACATGGTGGGTTTACTCATTTCTACAGAAGCCCCACCCCCCACATATGGCCATATTTTATGGTGTCTTGTGTAGGATTTGATTGTGAAAAGCCCACACTATCCGTCTTGGACACAAGTGTTTAGGAGATAGATCTGTCTGAATGTGTCAGAAATGTGTTTGCGCCAGTTCCACATTCTTGGCAGAAGTTTATGTGTTGCTAGACACATGACAGTTCAgaattttaaagaataatttaatttaatttaatttaatttaatttaatttaatttaatttaatttaatttaatttaatttaatttaatttaatttaatttaatttaatttaatttaattttattttattttattttattttaaaacaattaattcaTCAAACAATGCAAAATGCAGTATAAAAGACAGTGgtgtttcactttttttcttttttgtttttgtctttggtTATGTGTAATTCAGTCACTTGGATATCACTTATATATTGAATTTGTCCTAAGTGTATATTTgtgacatacatacatacacacacacacacacacatatatatatatatatatatttatatagattttatttagtatttatttatttattgttaattgaAATGCAGCGACAGAGTGTGTGTGACAAGATGTGTATTAACAActtaacactaatctgcatttgGTTTTGGGGACCTCAGTTATAAATGATCATGACAACTAGCATCATCTTAATGTATTAATGTTTGTGTTAATACTGTTTGGCATTGCTGTAATGAAAAATGCTTTTGAAACTGGTCAAATAATGAGGCCCACAAAAAAATagtgattgattttttttatattttttacagaacTGAAGATTTACATCAAAGGGGATACTGCAGGGAGTGGACTTGAAATTTCTCAATAATCTGTCAAAACTGTACAGCACTCCAACACTATCACATCTTAattgatgatgaaaaaaaatcaaaataataatcacCTAACTGGGGGGTAGTGTTTCATTCCATAAATCAGTGTTTGTTTGTGATGCGCTCTCTTCAGATCAAGGTTTGTCTTTGTACAAACTCTCCACAGCCGTTTTCTCTCCCAGTGCATGAAACGTGTTCTCAGGTTTCATATGAACTGCTATCATATCCAGTGATTTCTGAGTGAGGTAATATGTTGAAATGCAAGTGTATGATCAGCTCttcctcgtgtgtgtgtttgtgcacatgtGATTTACTCAACCATTTTCAAATCAAAGTACACATTTTCTGATGTAGTTAATTTAGCATTGCTAAAGGGGCTTCAGTGACTACACTGCAGGATAAGGCACGTGACAGTCAGGCTAGATTACGCTGTAATTATTCACATTATAATCCAGTTTCATCACTCTGACTCCTGTGCGTGAACATAAATAAGAGGTTGACGAACAAATGCATTTCCCAGCTCAGTCTCTCTCTGTAAACATGGTCGGGGGGGGGGAACatgaaagaaaaaattaataaataaaatgcaaatcagTCTCTCATCAACAGATCCTTCTGTGAAACTTGAGTCTGCCCCAAAATgcaatactcaaaaaaaaaaaagagtttcttTCATCTCGTTTTTTTATCGTCTTTTGAACTGGATTTGTAAAGTTCCTGGCCTGTACAAAAAAAATGCCCAGGTAGATCGGTTTACGTATCAGATAGATGTAGTTTGTGTATGACTAGCATGATCAAAGATGCTCGTGCTTTATTTCTGATTTAGGTGGCTCCACGAATGGTCTTCGGAGGAAGCAGATGAAGGTGACTCGTCCATGTGCTCGAATCTGAGCATCAGAAGAGGCTTGTTAAGGTGCCCTGCGATGGACTCCGGCATTCGTGAATGTCCAGGCTGCCCGGGACAGAGGTCAGTACGGAGGTGACGGTGGGCATCGTGGGGTTGGTCAGGTCTGTGAGGGTCGTGGGAGTGCTGGACGGGCTCATGGAGGTGTTAGAAATCTCTGAGGCCGGTCTGGACGGCGTTCCTCCAGGCAGGGTTGACCCGTCCGAGGTCTTGTCCACACCCGTGTTCTCCTGACGCAGGAGGTTTCGTCTGAATTTGGCCCGAGCGTTCTGAAACCAGACCTGAAAAACCGAGACGGCAGACGTTAGAAATAATCCCACAATCCAGAAAACCATGTGATGCTCAGAGGACGAACATTAGTCTCATCAAAGCCCAGTGACAGCTGATGATAATTAACGCTTCgagatttcatttttatttgagtaTTTATATTCTATACTCAATTATATTGAGTATTTTCACTGGTTGTTCTGCCAAAGCAACTGTTTTTCATTTTTCTGGTTCCAATATCTGACAAACAGCTGTTTCTTTTATTTCCAGACATGCTTGTGTTTTATTTGTGCATGTAATAAATTCAGATTTCTAACTTTTAGGAACAAATTAATAGTGTTCCAGACCAGGCTTGTGAGTTACAAGCGATTCATTCCTTTAGTAATTTTTTAATCAGTCTAATCTGCTGCTGATGTGAAGGAATGTGCTGTTTTTGACAAAATCTGCTTGACTTTTTTATCACAAAATATAACAGTATTATCACCCAACTCTTTATAGAAAGTAGAATATAGGAGTATCTTCTACTTTATTTGCATACATACAGTGCAAACTTGTAAATCTCAACCACTTGATTGCTTGTATTGTtgcaaaatgtaactatattatcaCCCAGCGCTAATCTGTTAAATGCAACTAATGCAtgaagatattataaacattaacattatgtTTTTCTGTAAATCTGCTTTTGAAACcgtgtgtattgtaaaaagcgcacATTTGATTTGGCTAATATAAAAACTAAAGGCTTACATGGTCAGTATATGCTAACAACGCGAAGCTGAAACAACATTTTTCTGACCTGTAGGACGCGCTTGGTGAGGCCTGTTTTCTGGGCCAGCTGCTTCAGATCCTTGGCGTCAGGATTGTGGTTGATGGCAAAATACGACTTCATGGTCCTCAGCTGATGGTGTTTAAATGACGTTCTCATGCGCTTGGTCTTCTGGTTGGTGCTGTACTGCGAGTCTCTGTCCATCGGATCGCCATCGTTCTCATTGCAGCTCAATGCTGAAtcaaaaaatgcaaaatagaTGAGCTGCGTTGCTGTTATCGATGCCCAAGTGAGGTTTTCTGTAGTGCATCCATATCAAAAGCTTAAAACTACACATGCATATTACATTTTCCATAATGCAAAATTTATATAGTGTAGCAGTGAAGTTCTGGTTTGAATAAATGCAGAAAGCTGAAACTCAACAATGAATACATGCAATGACAGGACGATCAGACGCTGTGATGAGAATGATGAGGTGCTTCACAGATTCTTTTGTTTCTTTGATTGCACTCCAACATTGTGTTTAGTCTTGGATTTGACTACATAAAGGAGTCCCAGCACCATCATGTTGCTGTGTTTGCAACTTACTGCATGCATAATAATCTGCATTATGCTGTAGTCTTACATCAtgctcttttcatattttttacgaTGCAATTCTGCATcatgatttttatttgacttttaaaaTCCTTTTAAAACATGGTGGGTTTACTCATTTCTACAGAAGCCCCACCCCCCACATATGGCCATATTTTATGGTGTCTTGTGTAGGATTTGATTGTGAAAAGCCCACACTATCCGTCTTGGACACAAGTGTTTAGGAGATAGATCTGTCTGAATGTGTCAGAAATGTGTTTGCGCCAGTTCCACATTCTTGGCAGAAGTTTATGTGTTGCTAGACACATGACAGTTCAGAATTATGTTTTCTCTGACAACTACAAATATTAGTCATTGAAAATGGTCTGATCAACACTTCAGATAATTAACCTTGAATGCTTTACAACGCTGCACATGGTGAACAAATGTTTCCTCCTGAAATAAAATATGGCCATTGAGAAATACTGTTACCTTTACTACAGAGATGCACGTCAAGAGCAGTTATCTTCGCTGAACGTGATATTATTTATGTGTACGTGATATGATGAACTGTCTTTATTGTTCTTTTTTCAGGTTTTGATCTCGCTGTGCTTGTGTTCGTGCTGTTGTTTAAAGTGTGAGCTGATGGGGGCAGCAATGATCTGACTGTGTCTGACTCTCAGAGAGCAGAGAGACGCCAAAGTTCACTCTCTCTAGTTAACTCCTGTTTTTGTCAAATGGTTGATCTGatttcaaaaagtttatttttttctattttaagtcCATGTATGTTTAAACGTTCTTCAGAAGCCGTCAGAAGCCTCCAAACAAGACCGCAATTGTAATACATTTGGCAACTTCAATTAACGATTCCAAACAATCTGAGTTTAAAGTGATAAATAAGCATCGCATTTACACACATTTTACAGTGGACATATAGCTTGGAGACATAATTAAAACTCGTGATAGAATTGTATTTTATAGTTATATTCTTTATTTGACTCAAGCACTTTAAGTATGTGCATCCTgggataaaatattttttaattattattattaatacaatgtatttatttatttcactttatcTCATATGTGACATTAAATCCTGGaacctatatatatatgaatattcgTAAAGAAATGGTTCGTAGattatttctgtttaaaaaagtATATACCCTATAATTTGAACGCGTGCATACATCTTTTTATAGGCTAGAGAAAAAGCAAAGTAAATTAATTCATCTGAATTTTCCTTGAAAAGCTGAAGATTTtccgtttctttctttctttatttttttctttctttctttctttctttctttctctctttatttctttcaCTTGTATTTAATCTTCCCGGGGTCTCAACTAGCATCTAAGCCATTTTCCACTTGTCAGTCTCTGTAGTCGTCATCATTCCTCTCTGTTTGGTCCTCAAGCAGGGGCCCTGATGCCCCGCTGAGGGGCCCGAAATGCCCGAGCGAACAAGTCACGTTGTTCCAAATTGTTCAGCACAAGCTCAAGTATTTTAGTAGAAATCTGTGATGTGTATCGATTTTTTTAAGTGGCGCATTTTTGTCTTTTACCTAGTAAAGAAgttaacattttctttttcatgtatatatatatatatatatatatatatatatatatatatatatatatatatatatatatatatttacaaatttgtaaatacgaaattaattatttaatacagcATTGTGATATAGTAAAGGATAGCGCTCTTTTAAATAACTATTAACGCATATGATTTATGAACTTTATATATCTTGTCTCAAACGAATTGTAATGCAAAagtattttgaatgtattttttttctaggTTAAATTAGATACTGAATTATTATTCAAACAAGGGAATATTATTCAAACAATTTTTTAGCAAGAAAGTGCATTCAAAAGGCTTTTTAAATTTCCCCATATTTATGTTCCCTTTAGAAAACTGTGTATTTATTGCATGTTTACTttaatagcctatatatatatataaatcgtgTTTAAAAAAGTCGTACTTTATTGTTCAAATAGTTGCAGCTAACAGTCTTGTTTAAGCGAAATTTCACTTAAGTTTTTTGTAAATTCATCGGATTTGTTTTTATCTTGCTCTGCACGATTTCGTTAGGTATTCAGTGCCGCCCAAAAAGTTTCGTAAACCTGGAAATTCACCGAATCGCATGGAGCAATAGGCTAACATATACGCGCTCTTAAAAACTTGTTCAGATAGGAAATATGAGTGCAACTCgttcaaaaataaattttaaatgaatgacaaataatgtttataaaagaaTAAAACGAGCAGTTaaccagcaacaacaacaacaaagttgAGTGATGGTCTCACCTGCATTATAAGCCGCCAGGTCCGCTCCGGGCCCAGGGCTCTTCCTCTTTCGGGGCCGGCCCTTCTGCACCGTGTTCACGCCGTTATAATAAGACAGTCCTAGAGGGCCCGTGCTGCCCAGTCCTTTATTAGGCGCTACATCCGTGTGATTGAAATGCGTGGGGAAGTCTCCCTGGACGAGCGTTTCAAAGTGTAGCCTGCAGTACACCAGACTGTCTTTCATTCCGAAGTGGTCCCCAGTCGTCAGCATTTTGTTGCAAGTCGTGCAGGTGAAACAGTTCAAGTGGTACACCAAATCCCTGGCCCTCATGACCATTTCCGAGGCCGAGATCCCGAGGTGGCACCGGGCACATCTCTGCACCGAAAACCTTCTGCGAGAGAACAGAGCAGCTGTGACCTTTCAGCATACTTCAACCAGAAGGTGGGCCCGCCACTCACGAGCCTCACATTAAATGTGCTGCTTCTCATAATAACCATTGGATAATTTATAATTTGCgattatacattatatatcaatatttttatcTGGCCCTATATAGACATGCTGAAGTAAAACAATGCCTTAAACAGCAGGATGCATGAACAAATAGGCTGGTTAAATCAGTGGAATCTAGACTCACCTATAATTACGTCTCGAATAATTACTAAATAGCTTGCAATTGAGATTGAAGTGTGCTGCAGCCTCAATTGAACATAGAAACGCGTGAAGCCTTCACTTATATGATTGTCTTAATAGGCCTCTCGCTTCCCTCTGATTATTAAATTACACAATGACATACAGAATCAGTGCACAGTCAGCTAAATATCATGCAAACATCACAGAGTAAGGCGTTTTTCTATAGGTTTTGCTGCTTTCTTTTCTTCCCAATACAAATGTTGCAATTCATGCAAAGTATAGGTAAATCGTTTCTGGGTTATTTAGTTGTATAATGACGTCTAAAATCACCTCACACTGCAAAATATAAGTAAAGACGACCTAGGCATGCTGCTGCATGTTTTTGCTTATTTAACTGTTGCGAGAACAGAGTAAAATCGTTGAGCAGGTTAAGTAGTTTCTGGATTATTGTACTTGTTAACGTATTTGTTAAATTGAATCATGACGTTTTCATATCtaggaagaaagaaaatcactttgCAAGAGAATGAAACgtttaatttcatatatatatatatatatatatatatatatatatatatatatatatatatatatatagggctatatatatatatatatatatatattccttgaaAAACTTCTGTACTAATTTAAGTATTATTAGtctgattattaaaatgtacaaCGACGTTTTCATAGGCAGGGGAAACAAATCTGTATTTTTTAATGCACGTAATGAAAATTAGATACGCCTTTtctgtattattaaaatgcacaATGACGAAACCACATTAAATACAGTTAACAGACAAAAAGCCGGCTTTAGCGACACGTTTGCCTTTTTATTAGGCTATCCATAAACGAAAACCTCAGTCCAGGCAAAGAAAAGGCCGGAAGATCGTGCAACTTTTGAGTAAAGGAGTTTGCTCACCTGTAATAGTCTTCTTTGCAGTAGATGCTTCCGTCTTTGCTGAAGCAGGTGAGTTCAGACTCCAGGTTGAGTTTACACTCGCAGCACTTCAGACAGCGCATGTGCCACTGCTTATCCACGGCGAGCAGGTAATAGCGGTCCGAGATCTTCCCTCCGCAGCCCGCGCACAGAGCCACCCGGTCCCCGCTGATCGAAGGCATGTTCTGCACAAACACAGGCGAACAGCGCGCTCGGTGAAGGCAGGAACTCACATCCAGCTTCATTAAAACACCGTTTTTCTTCATCATTATCTCCAGTGTTATACAAATGAATTATTTCACGGGCAGATAAGTAAAAGATAAAATAGCCCCCATAACGCGTATTTCAAGAGTCTGGGTTCTGTTTTACgcattttctaattaaaaatgTCCAAGGAGTGAGATATTACTAGTGTTCACAATGGGAGGGGCGTGAGATTCAGAAGATAAATACAGAAGTGTATTCAgtgatttgtatttaatatttcccTGACAACGGACTGCcatacataaaaagaaaataaccGCAAGAAAAGATTAGGTTATATCATGCATGACTGTATTCACATATTTTTtcgattaaaaaaaacacagttttgGAAAATGTGATAGGTATGTAGCTATGCAAATTAATCGAAGACTGAACTTGGTTTATTATGTTGACGTTCGCCGTGTTGTGTGGCCTTAGATGCACTACAAAGCAAATCCACTCGTAATATaggctctacacacacacacacacacacacacacacacacacacatacacacacacacactattgtgtaataaaaatattgttttaatctttatcatttctttattgtaatttttgaTTTGCCATCGTATAAGTTTTGAGATGCAGTGTTAAAATGTCAAAACAGTTTAATGCATCGTAAGTCTAGGTTAGCCtattattgctaaataaatattttaatcgcAAAAGAATCAATGTAAAGGTTCAGCATTGTCTTCCTTGTTGTTAATCACATTACGGCCCAAAACAATGTCAGTTTATTTACAATAtctgctaatgcttttatcataaTTATATCACTAgtatattatgaaaaaaataaaatgtgttattttcgcGTCACTTAAAGTTCAGCAGCACTGCATAaataattagaatttattttatttgtataaaaactaACATGCATTTTCTTGCTCCCTAATTCCTTtttgtttcatcattttttttttatcgaatAGCTACACTTTTACAGTCGAAATTAAATTGGGCTATATGCCATTTAAAATTGATACCGTATCTCGTAGCTTTCTGTAACCATTTGCAATCCACACTTGACAAAAAGATTTACAAGCAATGCATTGAAGGCAAGACCTGTGATTTTGGTTTTGCAGAAGTTTAAAGTTTGTTTAACTGGACAAGACCGGAATCACATCTCTGGGCCTCTATATATTGCGCGGTTGGACTAACGGTTCAGTTAATATAGGCTGTTAGGATTTCCAAGCAAGCGCCTGGAGCGAGAGGCATGGCTTTCTCCTACCGTCTCTGTTTCCCCCATATCTATGGCCGAGCTGATAGTCGCCGAATCGCTCTTTCCTCTCCGCTCCATTTCTTCCATGACACCATGCATCTCGCCTCCAGGCAGACCGTGGAAAAGCATCGTTGCCGCAGATGAGACCGAATAGCACGTGTTTCCGTCAGATCTGCAACCCAAGATTTCCGTGAGACGCACTTCCAGCCCTGTGCAGTTCATATGACCTCTCTGACTCTCATTAAATAATTCCCGTTAAGAGGATCTGATCGGTCTAAACGGTGCTCGTTTATCAGGACTTTCAGCTCCGTATTCTGACAgattcttttaaatgtatcagAGTATGAGA encodes:
- the LOC132115044 gene encoding LIM/homeobox protein Lhx2-like, which gives rise to MIAVHMKPENTFHALGEKTAVEKNLTWASITATQLIYFAFFDSALSCNENDGDPMDRDSQYSTNQKTKRMRTSFKHHQLRTMKSYFAINHNPDAKDLKQLAQKTGLTKRVLQVWFQNARAKFRRNLLRQENTGVDKTSDGSTLPGGTPSRPASEISNTSMSPSSTPTTLTDLTNPTMPTVTSVLTSVPGSLDIHECRSPSQGTLTSLF
- the LOC132114971 gene encoding LIM/homeobox protein Lhx2-like, giving the protein MNCTGLEVRLTEILGCRSDGNTCYSVSSAATMLFHGLPGGEMHGVMEEMERRGKSDSATISSAIDMGETETNMPSISGDRVALCAGCGGKISDRYYLLAVDKQWHMRCLKCCECKLNLESELTCFSKDGSIYCKEDYYRRFSVQRCARCHLGISASEMVMRARDLVYHLNCFTCTTCNKMLTTGDHFGMKDSLVYCRLHFETLVQGDFPTHFNHTDVAPNKGLGSTGPLGLSYYNGVNTVQKGRPRKRKSPGPGADLAAYNAALSCNENDGDPMDRDSQYSTNQKTKRMRTSFKHHQLRTMKSYFAINHNPDAKDLKQLAQKTGLTKRVLQVWFQNARAKFRRNLLRQENTGVDKTSDGSTLPGGTPSRPASEISNTSMSPSSTPTTLTDLTNPTMPTVTSVLTSVPGSLDIHECRSPSQGTLTSLF